Proteins co-encoded in one Cydia splendana chromosome 11, ilCydSple1.2, whole genome shotgun sequence genomic window:
- the LOC134794687 gene encoding protein mab-21, whose product MLVPPEMMAAQSKLVYQMNKYYNERVASRKAQIAKTIHEVCRIVQDVLKEVELQEPRFISSLTDYNGRFDGLEVVSPHEFEIVIYLNQMGVLNFVDDGSLPGCAVLKLSDGRKRSMSLWVEFITASGYLSARKIRSRFQTLVAQACDKCSYRDCVKMIAETTEVKLRIRERYVVQITPAFKCAGLWPRSAAHWPLPAIPWPHPNIVAEVKTEGFDLLSKECLALQGKNSAMEGDAWVLSFLEAENRLLQGGCRRKCLSTLKTIRDRHLDLPGNPVTCYHMKTLLLYECEKHPREHEWDEAAIGDRINGIFLQLISSLQCRRCPHYFLPHVDLFKGKSPTALENAAKQVWRLTREMLTNSRAFDKL is encoded by the coding sequence ATGCTCGTGCCGCCGGAGATGATGGCCGCGCAATCCAAGCTCGTCTACCAGATGAACAAGTACTACAACGAGCGCGTCGCGAGCAGGAAGGCTCAGATCGCCAAAACTATTCATGAGGTCTGCAGGATTGTCCAGGATGTCCTCAAGGAGGTCGAGCTGCAAGAGCCGCGCTTCATCTCCTCGCTCACCGACTATAATGGACGCTTCGATGGTCTGGAAGTGGTTTCGCCGCATGAGTTCGAGATAGTAATATATTTGAATCAGATGGGAGTGTTAAACTTCGTGGACGACGGTTCTCTGCCCGGCTGCGCTGTGCTCAAGCTGAGCGACGGCCGCAAGCGCTCCATGTCGCTCTGGGTGGAATTCATCACCGCCTCCGGATATCTTTCGGCGAGGAAAATCCGCTCGCGATTCCAAACTTTAGTGGCACAGGCGTGTGACAAATGTTCCTACCGAGACTGCGTCAAAATGATCGCAGAGACGACTGAAGTCAAGCTTCGAATTCGGGAACGCTATGTGGTTCAAATAACTCCAGCCTTCAAATGCGCTGGCTTGTGGCCGCGCTCGGCTGCACACTGGCCGCTCCCGGCCATCCCTTGGCCGCACCCAAACATCGTTGCCGAAGTAAAAACGGAAGGTTTCGATCTACTGTCAAAAGAGTGTCTCGCGCTGCAAGGAAAGAACTCGGCCATGGAAGGCGACGCGTGGGTCCTAAGTTTTTTGGAAGCGGAAAACCGTCTACTCCAAGGCGGTTGCCGACGGAAGTGTCTAAGCACATTGAAGACCATTCGCGATCGGCATTTAGATCTCCCAGGGAACCCAGTGACTTGTTATCACATGAAGACTTTACTGCTGTACGAATGCGAGAAGCATCCTCGCGAACACGAATGGGACGAGGCCGCAATCGGCGACCGTATAAACGGGATATTTTTGCAGCTGATTTCCTCGCTGCAGTGCCGGCGGTGCCCGCACTATTTTCTGCCTCACGTCGACCTTTTCAAAGGCAAGTCGCCGACGGCGCTTGAAAATGCTGCGAAGCAAGTGTGGCGCCTGACAAGAGAGATGCTCACCAACTCTCGAGCTTTTGACAAGCTCTGA